A window from Flavobacterium lindanitolerans encodes these proteins:
- a CDS encoding TonB-dependent receptor: MKTKNLAAVLFFFISVAAFAQTARIKGVILDENNQPVEDADISYKNTSATSNKNGFYILTVPANQKITIIFSHLSNKSASLDIELKPNEDFEFNPVLSKKIEMIGVVEIYDNRKRIEGITNISPRDIKLIPGANAGVENLLKTLPGVNNNSDLSSGYNVRGGNYDENLVYVNEVEVYRPFLIRSGQQEGLSFTNTDMIQNVDFSAGGFQAKYGDKLSSVLDITYRRPKSFGASLEASLLGGSLMVETTSKNQKWAAITGVRYRDNSLLVNSQETETNFRPTFADIQTNVTFNPNNKWEWSFLGNISQNRYNYEPLTRQTNFGTIDDPKALLVFYEGQEKDRYETYFGALKTTYKASEDFTLKFIASAYLTQEQEYFDIKADYSFGELDTNIGSGSLGNIVYTQEIGSQLNHARNDLDALIVNAEVKGFHNIKENKIEWGFKYTREDIRDRIVEWEVIDSAGFSLNPPVIDLPIRDQPYTPYTGPLVPYQNVRALNFTKIDRLSGYVQWSKKSLIGSHDVWYNFGVRAHNWQVSGDNLDGKNQTTFSPRGQFAIKPDWDSDMVFRLSGGLYHQPPFYRELRGADGKVNPDVKAQQSIHVVLSNDYSFQMWQRPFKLVTEAYYKSMSDVNTYTLDNVRIRYSANNDAKAYAAGFDARLNGEFVPGTESWFSFGYMKTEENINNRGYIARPTDQRLKFGILFQDYVKNIPNLKLYLNLVYNTGLPGGSPSYADPYIYQSRLRDYRRADVGFSYVFTEKNELRPDGHWLKRFKDLSLGFEIFNMFNNQNAITNTWVRDVYTKVQYGIPNYMTTRVFNVKLTARL; encoded by the coding sequence TTGAAAACAAAAAATTTAGCTGCAGTTCTTTTTTTCTTTATAAGCGTCGCCGCATTTGCACAAACTGCCAGAATTAAGGGTGTTATTTTAGATGAAAACAACCAACCGGTTGAGGATGCGGATATCAGCTATAAGAATACATCTGCTACTTCTAATAAAAATGGATTTTATATTCTGACCGTCCCGGCCAATCAAAAAATCACAATTATTTTCTCCCACCTTTCAAACAAAAGTGCCTCTTTGGATATTGAGCTGAAGCCTAATGAAGATTTTGAATTCAATCCGGTATTGAGCAAAAAAATCGAAATGATTGGTGTTGTTGAAATCTATGATAACCGAAAAAGAATTGAAGGAATTACCAATATTTCTCCAAGAGACATCAAATTAATTCCCGGTGCCAACGCAGGTGTGGAAAACCTTTTGAAAACACTTCCCGGAGTAAACAACAACAGCGATTTGAGTAGTGGCTACAACGTAAGAGGAGGTAACTATGATGAAAACCTGGTGTATGTAAATGAAGTGGAAGTGTACCGTCCGTTTTTGATACGTTCAGGTCAGCAGGAAGGTTTGAGTTTTACGAATACCGACATGATTCAGAATGTTGACTTTTCTGCCGGAGGATTTCAGGCCAAGTATGGAGATAAATTATCTTCTGTATTGGATATTACCTACAGAAGACCAAAAAGTTTTGGAGCTTCTCTTGAAGCAAGTTTATTGGGTGGAAGTTTAATGGTGGAAACGACATCTAAAAACCAAAAATGGGCTGCCATTACCGGAGTGCGATACAGAGACAACAGCCTTTTGGTAAACAGCCAGGAAACAGAAACGAATTTCAGGCCTACTTTTGCCGATATACAAACCAATGTCACATTCAACCCAAATAACAAATGGGAATGGAGTTTTCTTGGAAATATCTCGCAGAACCGTTATAACTATGAACCCCTGACGAGACAGACCAATTTCGGAACGATTGATGACCCGAAAGCATTGCTGGTTTTTTATGAAGGACAGGAAAAGGACAGATATGAAACCTATTTCGGGGCTTTAAAAACGACCTACAAGGCAAGCGAAGATTTTACGTTGAAATTTATCGCATCGGCCTATCTGACACAGGAGCAGGAATATTTTGATATTAAGGCTGATTACAGCTTTGGAGAATTGGATACTAACATTGGTTCCGGAAGTCTTGGAAATATCGTATATACGCAGGAAATAGGTTCGCAGTTAAACCATGCCAGAAATGATCTGGATGCCCTGATTGTGAATGCAGAAGTAAAAGGATTTCACAATATCAAAGAAAATAAAATAGAGTGGGGTTTCAAATATACCCGTGAAGACATTCGTGACAGAATAGTAGAATGGGAAGTGATTGACTCGGCAGGATTTTCATTAAATCCGCCGGTTATTGACCTGCCAATCCGTGACCAGCCTTATACTCCGTATACAGGTCCATTGGTTCCATATCAAAACGTAAGGGCATTGAACTTTACAAAAATCGACAGGCTTTCCGGATATGTACAATGGAGCAAAAAGAGCCTTATCGGAAGCCATGATGTATGGTATAATTTCGGGGTAAGAGCCCATAACTGGCAAGTGTCTGGTGATAATCTGGATGGAAAAAACCAAACAACTTTCAGTCCTAGAGGTCAGTTTGCCATCAAGCCGGATTGGGATAGCGATATGGTGTTCCGTCTTTCCGGAGGGTTGTATCACCAGCCGCCATTTTACAGAGAACTTCGTGGTGCTGACGGAAAAGTAAATCCGGACGTTAAGGCACAGCAGTCCATCCATGTTGTATTGAGCAACGACTATAGCTTTCAGATGTGGCAACGACCGTTTAAATTGGTTACGGAGGCCTATTATAAATCAATGTCGGATGTAAATACCTATACACTTGATAACGTAAGGATTCGTTATAGTGCAAACAATGATGCCAAAGCCTATGCAGCCGGTTTTGATGCCCGATTGAATGGAGAGTTTGTTCCGGGCACAGAATCCTGGTTCAGTTTTGGGTATATGAAAACGGAAGAAAACATCAACAACCGGGGTTATATTGCCAGGCCAACAGACCAGAGATTGAAGTTTGGGATACTGTTCCAGGATTATGTTAAAAATATTCCTAACCTGAAGTTATATCTGAATTTGGTGTACAACACAGGTCTGCCGGGCGGTTCACCTTCGTATGCTGACCCGTATATATACCAGAGCCGCCTTCGTGATTACCGCAGGGCAGACGTAGGATTTTCTTATGTTTTCACAGAAAAAAATGAGTTAAGACCTGACGGGCACTGGTTGAAACGCTTTAAGGATTTGTCGCTTGGTTTTGAAATATTCAACATGTTTAATAACCAAAATGCGATAACAAATACCTGGGTGAGAGATGTTTATACTAAAGTTCAGTACGGAATTCCGAACTATATGACAACGAGGGTTTTCAATGTTAAGCTTACTGCAAGATTATAA
- a CDS encoding M23 family metallopeptidase, with protein MRFSLLFLLFTISVFGQNDYPKDYFRSPLDIPLYLSGTFGELRGNHFHTGLDFKTQQKEGLNVYAAADGYVSRIKISTWGYGKAIYITHPNGYTTVYGHLQKASPVIEAYIKKKQYEQKSFEVEMFPAENELVVKKGDIIALSGNSGGSGGPHLHFEFRDSKTEKIINPMLFGFDIQIKDTKPPVINSLVVYPIGDSSSVNQIQKPIELNLSQQKDGSYIAEKLMAKGKIGFGVNTYDLFDNSYNKNGVFKVEGLCNGKPFFGYQFDTFAFDEGRYINALIDYPRYKRTGQRVQKLFMVEPYLLSIITSNNTYGMIDVVPNLYQNFQVEVSDFNKNKSVINIPIEYSALPVKVAKEEKRSGFLLKSRKDNSYTKDNVTVFIPAGTFYEDFYIDFDVKDSILYLHNETVPVHNNMTITFEDKVSSEADKSKMFIASKQGKRLGFNKTTRKGNVFTTYTKDLGQFVLAKDTIAPKISNPNFVEGKWISKQPFLEIYISDNMSGIAEYNGYLNGKWILLEYDYKTRKLSYNFEDNISDEGRNDLKIVVSDNMGNSATFESHFFRSQQQ; from the coding sequence ATGCGATTTAGCCTGTTATTTTTACTGTTTACAATTTCGGTTTTTGGCCAGAATGACTATCCAAAAGATTATTTCCGTTCGCCTTTGGACATACCGCTTTATTTATCCGGGACTTTTGGAGAATTAAGAGGAAATCACTTTCATACGGGTCTTGATTTTAAAACACAGCAAAAAGAAGGATTGAATGTGTATGCCGCGGCAGACGGGTACGTATCGCGTATTAAAATCTCTACCTGGGGCTACGGAAAAGCAATATATATCACACATCCTAATGGCTACACCACGGTTTACGGGCATCTTCAAAAAGCGTCTCCTGTAATTGAAGCCTATATCAAAAAGAAGCAGTATGAACAAAAATCGTTTGAAGTAGAAATGTTTCCTGCAGAAAATGAGCTTGTGGTGAAAAAAGGTGATATAATTGCATTGTCCGGAAATTCCGGTGGATCTGGTGGGCCGCACCTGCATTTTGAATTTCGGGATTCCAAAACCGAAAAAATAATCAATCCGATGCTTTTTGGATTTGATATACAGATAAAAGATACAAAACCGCCGGTTATCAACAGCCTGGTCGTTTATCCTATTGGCGATAGTTCCAGTGTTAACCAGATACAAAAACCTATCGAACTCAACCTTTCGCAACAAAAAGACGGAAGTTATATTGCCGAGAAGCTTATGGCTAAAGGAAAAATAGGATTTGGTGTCAATACTTATGACCTTTTTGATAACAGCTATAACAAAAATGGCGTATTTAAAGTGGAAGGTTTGTGCAATGGAAAACCTTTCTTCGGCTATCAGTTTGACACTTTTGCTTTTGACGAAGGTCGTTACATTAACGCGCTGATTGATTATCCAAGATACAAGAGAACCGGACAGCGTGTACAGAAGCTCTTTATGGTAGAACCTTATCTTTTAAGTATTATTACTTCTAACAATACCTATGGGATGATTGATGTTGTTCCAAACCTGTATCAGAATTTTCAGGTGGAAGTTTCAGATTTTAATAAAAACAAAAGCGTCATCAATATCCCGATTGAATATTCTGCATTGCCTGTAAAAGTAGCTAAAGAAGAAAAACGTTCCGGGTTTCTTTTAAAGTCAAGAAAAGACAACAGCTATACTAAGGATAATGTAACGGTTTTTATTCCTGCCGGTACTTTCTATGAAGATTTTTATATTGATTTTGATGTAAAAGATTCCATACTGTACCTTCACAACGAAACCGTTCCGGTACATAACAATATGACCATTACGTTTGAGGATAAGGTTTCATCCGAAGCTGATAAGTCAAAGATGTTTATAGCGTCAAAACAAGGCAAACGCCTCGGGTTTAATAAAACCACAAGAAAAGGAAATGTTTTTACAACATATACTAAAGATTTAGGACAATTCGTTTTAGCAAAGGACACGATTGCTCCCAAAATCAGCAATCCTAATTTTGTTGAAGGAAAATGGATTAGTAAGCAGCCATTTTTGGAAATCTATATTTCGGATAATATGTCTGGTATAGCAGAATATAACGGATATCTGAACGGAAAATGGATTCTGTTGGAATACGATTACAAAACCAGAAAACTTTCCTATAATTTTGAAGACAATATTTCTGACGAAGGAAGAAATGATTTAAAAATAGTTGTGTCTGATAATATGGGAAATTCTGCTACCTTTGAGTCGCATTTTTTTAGAAGTCAACAACAATAA
- a CDS encoding cell division protein ZapA, translated as MDEKLKIKISIADRVYPLTVDMSQEEGLRSASKKIDMMIKQFEENYAVRDKQDVLAMCALQFASQLEQKQIDSSADNVEANERLKKINDLLASYLDK; from the coding sequence ATGGACGAAAAGCTTAAAATTAAAATATCAATCGCAGACAGGGTCTATCCTTTAACAGTAGACATGTCACAGGAAGAAGGACTGCGAAGCGCTTCTAAAAAGATTGATATGATGATAAAGCAATTCGAAGAAAATTATGCTGTTCGTGACAAACAGGATGTTTTGGCCATGTGTGCCCTGCAATTCGCATCACAATTGGAGCAAAAACAAATTGATTCTTCAGCAGACAATGTTGAGGCCAATGAAAGACTGAAAAAGATTAATGACCTGCTAGCAAGTTATCTCGACAAATAA
- the rny gene encoding ribonuclease Y: MDSTLVIIISGIVGIAVGFAVAKIMERSNVSNLIKNAKKEAASILKDAKAEAETNKQHKILQAKEKFIELKAEHEQVILARDKKIAEAEKRTRDKESQVSNELAKTKKATEDLEAKINDYSNRIETLEKRQAEVDRLHKSQVEQLEVISGLSAEEAKNQLVESLRAEAKSGAMSYIQETLEEAKLTAQQEAKKIIINTIQRVGTEEAVENCVSVFNIESDDVKGRIIGREGRNIRALEAATGVEIIVDDTPEAIILSCFDPVRREIARLALHKLVTDGRIHPARIEEVVAKTAKQIDDEIIEVGKRTVIDLGIHGLHPELIKVVGRMKYRSSYGQNLLQHSREVSKLCGIMAAELGLNVKLAKRAGLLHDIGKVPDTESDLPHALLGMQWAEKYGEKEEVCNAIGAHHDEIEMKSLLSPIVQVCDAISGARPGARRQVLDSYIQRLKDLEDIAYGFQGVKSAYAIQAGRELRVIVESEKVSDDNAANLSFDISQKIQTEMTYPGQVKITVIRETRAVNIAK, encoded by the coding sequence ATGGACAGTACATTAGTTATAATTATTTCAGGAATCGTAGGCATCGCGGTAGGTTTTGCAGTTGCAAAAATCATGGAGAGGAGCAACGTTTCCAACTTAATAAAAAATGCCAAAAAAGAAGCCGCATCTATTTTAAAGGATGCCAAAGCAGAAGCAGAAACCAACAAACAGCACAAAATACTGCAAGCAAAAGAAAAATTTATTGAACTTAAGGCAGAGCACGAACAGGTGATTCTGGCAAGAGACAAGAAAATAGCAGAAGCAGAAAAAAGAACAAGAGACAAGGAATCTCAGGTTTCTAACGAGTTGGCAAAAACTAAAAAAGCGACAGAAGACCTTGAGGCAAAAATCAACGATTATTCTAACAGAATCGAGACTCTTGAGAAGAGACAGGCCGAAGTAGACCGTCTGCACAAAAGCCAGGTAGAGCAATTGGAAGTTATTTCCGGATTATCTGCCGAAGAAGCCAAAAACCAATTGGTTGAAAGCCTTAGAGCCGAAGCCAAAAGTGGTGCCATGTCTTATATTCAGGAAACCCTTGAAGAGGCTAAGCTTACAGCACAACAGGAAGCTAAAAAAATCATTATTAATACTATCCAAAGAGTGGGTACAGAAGAAGCGGTGGAAAACTGCGTTTCTGTCTTCAACATTGAGTCTGATGACGTAAAAGGTAGAATTATTGGCCGTGAAGGTAGAAACATCAGGGCCTTGGAAGCTGCTACCGGAGTTGAAATTATTGTTGATGATACTCCAGAAGCAATCATCCTTTCCTGCTTTGACCCTGTTCGTAGAGAAATTGCCCGTTTGGCATTACATAAATTAGTAACCGACGGCCGTATTCATCCGGCAAGAATCGAAGAAGTTGTTGCTAAAACAGCCAAACAGATTGACGATGAAATTATTGAAGTTGGTAAACGTACCGTAATTGACTTAGGAATCCACGGATTGCACCCTGAATTGATTAAAGTTGTAGGTAGAATGAAATACCGTTCTTCTTACGGTCAAAACCTGTTGCAACACTCCCGCGAGGTTTCCAAACTTTGTGGAATCATGGCAGCAGAATTGGGCTTGAACGTAAAACTGGCAAAAAGAGCCGGATTATTACACGATATAGGGAAAGTGCCGGATACGGAAAGCGACCTTCCACACGCTTTATTGGGTATGCAGTGGGCTGAAAAATATGGTGAGAAAGAAGAAGTATGCAATGCTATTGGAGCCCACCACGATGAAATCGAGATGAAATCGCTTCTATCTCCTATCGTTCAGGTTTGTGACGCTATTTCAGGAGCCAGACCAGGAGCCAGAAGACAGGTTCTTGATTCCTACATCCAGAGATTAAAAGACCTTGAAGATATTGCTTACGGATTCCAGGGAGTAAAAAGTGCTTATGCCATTCAGGCTGGTAGAGAGCTTCGTGTTATTGTAGAAAGCGAAAAAGTTTCTGACGATAATGCAGCCAACCTGTCTTTCGATATCTCGCAAAAGATTCAGACAGAAATGACCTATCCGGGACAAGTAAAAATTACGGTTATCAGAGAAACCAGAGCCGTAAATATTGCAAAATAA
- a CDS encoding response regulator, translating to MKKFNDVFVVDDDKVYHFILKNLLKRNNIEVNSRFFENGHDAIEGLKENSKNGTTLPDLILLDINMPVMDGWQFLEEFRKIKGSLNKETVIYMVSSSNSPFDLDKAKDFPNEIKDYFLKPVCLEDICRIFLN from the coding sequence ATGAAAAAGTTTAATGATGTTTTTGTAGTTGATGATGATAAAGTTTATCATTTTATATTAAAAAATTTACTGAAGAGAAATAATATTGAAGTCAACTCAAGATTTTTCGAAAACGGTCACGATGCGATAGAAGGCCTGAAGGAAAATTCTAAAAACGGTACTACACTCCCGGATTTGATTCTTTTGGATATCAATATGCCGGTTATGGACGGATGGCAGTTTCTGGAAGAGTTTCGAAAAATAAAAGGTTCGCTGAATAAAGAAACCGTAATCTATATGGTGAGTTCCTCCAACAGTCCTTTTGATTTGGATAAGGCAAAAGATTTTCCTAATGAAATAAAAGACTATTTCCTGAAGCCTGTCTGTCTGGAAGACATCTGCAGAATATTTTTAAACTAA
- a CDS encoding PAS domain-containing sensor histidine kinase translates to MAFENYVNSNESYTSNQFYEKLLREIPDLIFQFKIEKDNTYSMPFVSHSAMEIYGFDKDFLEHDAGPIITERILKEDVKGFLKSVLKSRDTLTRWNHEYRVQLPKKGVRWLKGSAKPEAMKDGSVVFYGRITDITANKEQELRLVLSEKRFEFALEASMGGVWDWNLVNNTVFYSEQSMKILDLDEAEGINSFENCISKVHPDDQKEYLTDIDMHLKGITDVYENLHRVKGRKGTYKWILDRGKVIERDKSGKPLRIIGTHTDISSQKEREDELKKTLDIVSEQNSRLLNFAHIVSHNLRSHAGNFTMLLDLVDDIQDSGEREETLQHLRTISNDLTQTIEHLNELVNIHTEIKIARENLNLHEFFQRTLNVLSEKINKHDVKIISLIPDDVQINYNPAYLESILLNFTTNAIKYSHPDRRLEITYQLTYEKGKKVLTISDNGLGIDLEKYKDSLFGMYKTFHQHPDSRGIGLFITKNQVEAMGGKIEVKSKVGEGTAFKIYFNEKV, encoded by the coding sequence ATGGCGTTCGAGAATTACGTTAATTCAAATGAATCGTACACTTCGAATCAATTTTATGAAAAACTTCTGAGAGAAATCCCGGATTTGATTTTTCAGTTTAAAATTGAGAAAGACAACACTTACAGCATGCCGTTTGTAAGTCATTCCGCCATGGAAATTTATGGTTTTGACAAAGACTTTCTGGAGCACGATGCCGGTCCGATCATCACGGAACGCATTCTTAAAGAGGATGTGAAAGGATTTTTAAAATCAGTACTTAAATCAAGGGATACATTAACAAGATGGAACCATGAATACAGGGTTCAGCTTCCAAAAAAAGGAGTCCGTTGGCTGAAAGGTTCAGCCAAACCGGAAGCCATGAAAGATGGAAGTGTTGTGTTTTATGGCCGCATTACCGATATAACGGCAAATAAGGAACAGGAGTTGAGGTTAGTATTATCAGAAAAACGCTTTGAATTTGCACTGGAAGCTTCTATGGGAGGTGTCTGGGATTGGAATCTTGTAAACAATACTGTTTTCTATTCCGAACAATCCATGAAGATTTTGGATTTGGATGAAGCCGAAGGAATTAATTCTTTTGAAAATTGCATTTCTAAAGTACATCCTGACGACCAGAAAGAATATCTGACCGATATCGACATGCACCTCAAAGGAATAACAGATGTATACGAAAACCTGCATAGGGTTAAAGGCAGAAAAGGAACCTATAAATGGATTCTTGACCGTGGTAAAGTAATCGAACGCGACAAATCAGGCAAGCCGTTAAGAATTATAGGAACGCATACGGATATTTCTTCACAGAAGGAGAGAGAAGACGAGCTGAAAAAGACACTGGATATTGTGAGTGAACAAAACAGCAGGCTCTTGAATTTTGCCCATATCGTTTCGCATAATCTGCGCTCGCATGCCGGAAATTTTACCATGCTTTTGGATTTGGTAGATGATATTCAGGATTCCGGTGAAAGGGAGGAAACCTTACAACATTTAAGAACTATTTCTAATGATTTGACCCAAACAATCGAACATTTGAATGAATTGGTCAACATACACACCGAAATAAAAATTGCTCGCGAAAACTTAAATCTTCATGAGTTTTTTCAACGAACTTTAAATGTTTTGAGCGAGAAGATAAACAAACATGACGTAAAAATTATCAGTCTGATTCCGGATGATGTTCAAATCAATTACAACCCGGCTTATCTGGAAAGCATACTTTTGAATTTTACAACCAATGCAATAAAATATTCCCATCCGGACAGGAGATTGGAAATTACCTACCAGCTTACTTATGAAAAAGGTAAAAAGGTATTGACGATTTCTGACAACGGGCTTGGTATAGATTTGGAAAAATATAAAGATTCGCTTTTTGGAATGTATAAAACATTTCACCAGCATCCGGATTCCAGAGGAATTGGCCTTTTCATTACAAAAAATCAGGTAGAGGCTATGGGAGGTAAAATAGAAGTTAAGAGTAAAGTAGGAGAAGGTACCGCATTTAAAATATATTTTAATGAAAAAGTTTAA
- the xerD gene encoding site-specific tyrosine recombinase XerD, translating into MANWATYIKNFQSFLKIERGLSQNTIDNYTFDIEKMVFYLSENQINESPVSVSDETIQQFIYEVSKTINPRSQARIISGLRSFFNYMIFEDYRNDNPMELVEIPKIGRKLPDTLSTDEIDKIIGAIELNTDQGERNRAMLETLYGCGLRVSELISLRISDLFFEEGFIKVKGKGDKQRFVPIGNLTQKYIDIYKTTVRSHLDIQKGHEDTLFLNRRGKQLTRAMVFTIIKDLAVKINLKKTISPHTFRHSFATHLLENGADLRSIQLMLGHESITTTEIYVHLDRRHLTDVMNAFHPRK; encoded by the coding sequence ATGGCAAATTGGGCAACTTACATTAAAAATTTTCAGTCTTTCCTGAAGATAGAAAGAGGATTGTCACAAAATACGATTGACAATTATACTTTTGATATTGAAAAGATGGTTTTTTATTTATCTGAAAATCAGATAAATGAAAGCCCTGTTTCGGTTTCTGATGAAACGATACAGCAATTTATTTATGAAGTTTCTAAAACCATAAATCCCCGCTCGCAAGCCAGGATAATTTCCGGATTAAGGAGTTTTTTCAATTATATGATTTTTGAAGATTACAGAAATGATAATCCGATGGAACTTGTGGAAATCCCCAAAATAGGACGAAAACTCCCCGATACTTTGTCTACAGATGAAATAGATAAAATTATTGGTGCCATTGAACTCAATACAGACCAGGGCGAAAGAAACCGCGCCATGTTGGAAACCCTGTATGGCTGTGGTCTTAGGGTTTCAGAATTGATATCGCTGCGTATTTCCGATTTGTTCTTTGAAGAAGGATTTATAAAAGTAAAAGGGAAAGGCGACAAGCAGCGTTTCGTGCCTATTGGAAATCTTACACAAAAATATATCGACATATACAAAACGACTGTACGGTCACATCTCGATATTCAAAAAGGACATGAAGACACGCTGTTTCTTAACAGGAGAGGTAAACAGCTTACCCGGGCGATGGTTTTTACGATAATCAAAGACCTGGCGGTAAAAATAAATCTTAAAAAGACAATCAGTCCGCATACCTTCAGGCATTCTTTTGCCACACATCTTCTTGAAAATGGTGCCGATCTGCGTTCCATCCAACTCATGCTCGGACATGAATCAATTACCACAACAGAAATCTATGTCCACCTCGACAGAAGGCATCTTACCGATGTTATGAATGCATTTCATCCAAGAAAATAA
- a CDS encoding porin family protein — protein MKLLKIISTNVLLLAGMATYAQTTQSSGSFNEAGFGVKAGLNYSTVTKGDFDEGPDARTSFYVGAIAEIPLIDDSFSIQPEVIYSRQGFERDYSFLGNNYTAEYQLDYINVPILAKLYIVKGFSIEAGPQFGFKINEKIDLDNNDGNAGEELDEVNDFDMSLAAGLTFQFDGGLFINGRYNHSFNEVIKDTDAKNSVFQVGLGFKF, from the coding sequence ATGAAGCTATTAAAAATTATTTCGACTAATGTGTTATTACTTGCCGGGATGGCAACTTATGCGCAAACTACACAATCTTCAGGTTCATTTAATGAGGCAGGATTTGGAGTAAAAGCCGGTTTAAATTATTCTACAGTTACAAAAGGTGATTTTGACGAAGGCCCTGACGCAAGAACAAGTTTTTATGTGGGTGCCATAGCCGAAATTCCGCTTATTGATGATTCCTTCTCTATCCAGCCGGAGGTGATTTATTCGCGACAAGGTTTTGAAAGGGATTATTCCTTTTTAGGAAACAATTATACTGCTGAGTACCAATTGGACTATATTAATGTTCCTATATTGGCAAAGCTTTATATCGTGAAAGGATTTAGTATCGAAGCCGGTCCGCAGTTCGGATTTAAGATTAACGAAAAAATCGACCTGGACAATAATGATGGAAACGCCGGAGAAGAGCTAGACGAGGTCAATGATTTTGACATGAGTTTGGCAGCCGGACTTACCTTCCAGTTTGACGGGGGTTTATTCATCAACGGTAGATACAACCATAGTTTTAATGAGGTTATTAAGGATACCGACGCAAAAAATTCCGTATTCCAGGTTGGTTTAGGATTTAAATTCTAA